CACGGGTGCCGCCAATTTCGGACAGCAACCCCTCCAACGTCAGGAAAAGTACGAGCGCCTGCATGAAATGGTGCAAATCGTGCAGGCCTTGTGGGGCAGCTGGGGCCAGGATGCCTGGATTCACGATGCCGCGAACGGCCACTTCGCAGACACGTCCAAGATCCGGTCTATGAAGCTGCAAGGCCGTCACGTCGGTTCGCGGGGGCCGCTGCCCATCCCACCCTCGGAGCAGGGCCAGCCCGTGATCTTCCAGGCTGGTGGCGGCAACTACGGCCTACAGGTGGCTGGGCAATATGCCAGCGGCGTGATCGGCGCAACCTTCAGTATCGAGGATGCCCGCGCCCAGCGCGCGGCCCTGCGCCGGGCAGCCCAGGAAGCAGGCCGCAACCCCGACGAAATCAAGTTCTTTGCCGGTGTGATGCCTGCCATCGGCACAACCAGACGTGAGGCCATTGACCGCCGTCTTCAACTCGGCAAGGACATTCTGCCGTCACGGGTGCCCTACCTCGGACAGATGCTGGGTCTCCCGCTGTCGGTGGTCCGACTCGACGAGCCACTCAGCGCCCAGGAACTGGCAACCGCCCACCCTGTATCCGCCGATCCCCGCTCCGCGCAAGCCCTGAAGGTGGCCCGCGAGGGCTGGACCCTGCGTGAGATCCTTGCTCACGGGGTGATCGACTATCATCCAACCCCCGTCGGCACGCCCGAGGTGATCGCTGACCACATGCAGGAGTGGTTCGAGGCTGGCGCTGCGGACGGGTTCTGGATCTCTGTCGATGTCTACGAGGATGGCATCGACACCTTTGTCGACCAAGTGGTGCCCATCTTGCAGGAACGGGGCCTGTTCCACACCGACTATGAGGGTGCCACACTCCGGGACCATCTTGGGGTACCACAGCAGTACGGCCTCGACCTGCGCACCGCCGCCGTCACCTCATGACGGCTGGGCGGCTGTGCCTCACCCGTAGGACATTCCCCACCCCCCCTTCATCGCCGAGGCTGACTTCATGACTACTGATACCCGTTCCGTCGTTACACACACAAAACAGGAGGCGCACAACCGCGCCATGATCCTGGTTCTTCTGATCGCCACCTTCGTGGTGGTGTTGAACGAGACTATCGTGAACGTCGCCCTGCCTACCTTGATCGTCGACTTTCGCATTACCGCTGGCGTGGCGCAGTGGCTGGCCACTGCGTTCATGCTGACGATGGCCGTGGTCATCCCGATCACCGGCTTCCTGATGCAGCGCCTGACGTCGCGCACGGTGTTCTTCCTTGCGATGGGTACCTTCACGTCCCTGCACTCCTCACGGCGGCTGGGGGGCTCCCCCGCTGCTTAATCGCTACCCGCTAACCCCTCTCTCCCTCGGGCCCCCATGTGGGGCCTTTTTTCATGTCAGCACGTGGCCACGCTCCGGACACGCCATGCTGACTCATGTCCCTGACGCCCTGTGCCCGTGCACCACACGTCTCCACCCGGCGACCGCTCTCCCTCCCCGCCGGCGGCGGGAACCCTGCCGCATGATTGCCCCGATTGATCCGACCACCTACGCCGACGCCCTTGCCCGCATCCAGGCGCTCTGGAACGCCGGCGCCAGCCAGGTCGGCCATGCAGACCACGCCGAGTTTGAAGGTCTCTACGCCGCCCTCACGGTCTACGAGGTCGCCGAAGGCCTGAGTGCCCCCCAGCAGCAGTTTCAGATCGACACCCTCAACCGCCTCCAGTGGTTCGTCGGCAAGAAGACCGATCTCCAGAGCCGCAAGGTCCGCCTCAAAGCTCAGTACGACGCCATGCTCCGCGACATCGAGCGCAATGAAGAACACCTCGACTGGCGCTACGCGGCACAGGCCGAACAGGTCCTCCGATCCCATCTCGGCAAGGGACGCAGCCCGAAGCTCCTGACCGGGACCGTAGGCCTGCGCAAGAGTGCCGCCCGCGTCGGCGCAACGGACGATGCCGCACTCCTGCAGGCGCTCGAAGCCGCTGGGGGCGATCTCGCGACGGTGATCGAGCCCAAGATCAATCTCACTGCCCTCAACCGCCTGATCAAAGTCGAGGGCGACGTGGCCTACCTCGTCTCCGAGGGCACGGTCGCCGAGCTGCCCGGCCTGAGCATCAAGCCCGCCAGCGAGACCTTCTTTGTCAAAGCCGGCAAGGAAGGTGAGGATCAGGAGTAGTCACCCCCTATCCTGGGGCGACGACGTTATGACTCCTCCCTTCGATCCCTTGCTGAACGGACACGACCCCACCCCGGGGATCGTGTCCGTTCATGCCGACCTCTCCGGCCAGGCCCTCATCTGGCGCCGCGAGGACGGGCAGGTTACCTTCGAGCGCACCCGCTTCCGCTCTTGGCTCTATGCCCGCGATCTCACCGACGTCGAGCACCTGGGATCACGACTCGCCACCGACGATGACCGCGCCCCCTTCAGTGTCCGCGAGCTGCCAGGAGAGCCAGGCAGTCTGCGGTACCTCCTCACTGCCCACGACGGCCAGGCCCTCCGCCGCGCGGTCCTCGCGGGCGCCTCCCGCCGTCTCGGCCGCCCCATCACCAGCCTCCACGACCTCTNACCTCCTCACTGCCCACGACGGCCAGGCCCTCCGCCGCGCGGTCCTCGCGGGCGCCTCCCGCCGTCTCGGCCGCCCCATCACCAGCCTCCACGACCTCTTCGGCCAGGACTGGTCTGCCGGGCTGGTAGCGCGGGGGATTCCGCTCTGTGTCCGCCTGCGACTGGACACGCTGATTGACGACTGGCGGGCAGACGACTGGTGGGCTCGACTGAGACCAGAGGCCACTGGCCTCTGGTGTGAAGACCTCTTGGTGTACGGTCAGCCGATGAATGTCGTCCTGACGAAGACACCTGACGGCGAGGCCCTGATCATCGCCAGCAACACGGGCTCGGTCATGACGATCCAGGCCAGGTACCGCCGACGGTTCCGCATCGAGTGCCTCTTCCGTGCACTCAAGACCCAAGGCTTCAACGTCGAGAACACGCACATGACGCTCCACGATCACGTGGAGCGCCTGCTCTGTCTGCTGACCATCGCCTACGTCTGGTGCGTCCTGGTTGGCCTCCTGCAGGAGGCCAACTTCAAATCGCACGGTCGACGCGCTTGGAGTGTGGTGACCCTGGGGCTGCGAACGCTGGTCCGGAGCTTGGGTCGGCCAGAGGATCAGGCTGCTGTAGACGGTTTGTTCCTCATTGAGCTGTTGATGCCCTCTCAGACGGCGTTATAGAAGCTGTCGGGTACTGAGCCCAGATACTGCTCTTTACCATGCCGAATCGCGTTCAGGACGCCATTCGCTGCAAAGTGTCAGATGCTGAGGTCATGGCCACAAGAGATCGCCGACGCTGGGCACGGCATTGACTGGATCCGTGCCCAGCGTCGAGAGGGGGGGTATCTTATAGGCATGACTGATTGGCGAGAGGAGCTAAATGAGGCGCTTGCGCAGCAGGCCATCAAAAAAGAAGAAAAAAATCTCTCAAGCACAAGAAGGAAAAAAAGCCTATGGTGATTTTTTGGCTAATGTAGCTACTCCTGCATTTCAGGAACTTGCTGAGCAACTGAAGAATACGAAGCAGGTTACCGTGGGGAGCACGGG
The sequence above is a segment of the Deinococcus sp. Leaf326 genome. Coding sequences within it:
- a CDS encoding NtaA/DmoA family FMN-dependent monooxygenase (This protein belongs to a clade of FMN-dependent monooxygenases, within a broader family of flavin-dependent oxidoreductases, the luciferase-like monooxygenase (LMM) family, some of whose members use coenzyme F420 rather than FMN.) — protein: MKRRISPDRRMILGMQFSNGYGSQPHAWRMPGVSPTSATDFDAQVRYAQAAERGKFHFLFLPDGLGVDTDLSHQPSMFTLEPLLTLAAVARATSRIGLVTTASSTFNEPYNLARMFKTLDIMSHGRIGWNVVPTSDPTGAANFGQQPLQRQEKYERLHEMVQIVQALWGSWGQDAWIHDAANGHFADTSKIRSMKLQGRHVGSRGPLPIPPSEQGQPVIFQAGGGNYGLQVAGQYASGVIGATFSIEDARAQRAALRRAAQEAGRNPDEIKFFAGVMPAIGTTRREAIDRRLQLGKDILPSRVPYLGQMLGLPLSVVRLDEPLSAQELATAHPVSADPRSAQALKVAREGWTLREILAHGVIDYHPTPVGTPEVIADHMQEWFEAGAADGFWISVDVYEDGIDTFVDQVVPILQERGLFHTDYEGATLRDHLGVPQQYGLDLRTAAVTS
- a CDS encoding MFS transporter, with amino-acid sequence MTTDTRSVVTHTKQEAHNRAMILVLLIATFVVVLNETIVNVALPTLIVDFRITAGVAQWLATAFMLTMAVVIPITGFLMQRLTSRTVFFLAMGTFTSLHSSRRLGGSPAA
- a CDS encoding host-nuclease inhibitor Gam family protein; the protein is MIAPIDPTTYADALARIQALWNAGASQVGHADHAEFEGLYAALTVYEVAEGLSAPQQQFQIDTLNRLQWFVGKKTDLQSRKVRLKAQYDAMLRDIERNEEHLDWRYAAQAEQVLRSHLGKGRSPKLLTGTVGLRKSAARVGATDDAALLQALEAAGGDLATVIEPKINLTALNRLIKVEGDVAYLVSEGTVAELPGLSIKPASETFFVKAGKEGEDQE
- a CDS encoding transposase gives rise to the protein MTIQARYRRRFRIECLFRALKTQGFNVENTHMTLHDHVERLLCLLTIAYVWCVLVGLLQEANFKSHGRRAWSVVTLGLRTLVRSLGRPEDQAAVDGLFLIELLMPSQTAL